Proteins encoded together in one Actinomycetes bacterium window:
- a CDS encoding nitronate monooxygenase, with translation LLAGAGLPQRRPKGAVEPALVTAGGDLAPVVTMLSRRRAGATGYTAAEVIAHLLTGAKPETSTG, from the coding sequence CGCTCCTCGCCGGCGCCGGCCTGCCGCAGCGCCGGCCCAAGGGCGCCGTCGAGCCGGCCCTGGTCACCGCCGGTGGGGACCTCGCCCCGGTCGTGACCATGCTCAGTCGGCGACGCGCCGGCGCCACCGGGTACACCGCGGCCGAGGTCATCGCCCACTTACTCACCGGCGCGAAGCCCGAGACGT